In Planctomycetota bacterium, one DNA window encodes the following:
- the sucB gene encoding dihydrolipoyllysine-residue succinyltransferase, which yields MSTELKIPQLGESITEVSILQWLKTEGQAVAKDEPVVEVESEKASVEIPSPVAGTLTHVAKRDGDICQVGDVIAMIETNGKAAASESAPAAAPAKSEAKAAPKAAPATPPPAAKPAPSPAPAAAPAPATRVAERPAPMEKPYVPDERGEEVVPMSFLRQTIARRLVDAQHNAALLTTFNEVDMSQVMALRKRYNPSFEQRYGIKLGFMSFFVKATVDALRQCPALNARITGKQIVYRNYFDIGIAVSAAKGLVVPIVRDCERLSFAQVELTIADFARRANEGKLEPHDLEGGTFTITNGGIFGSLMSTPIINPPQSGVLGMHSIQERPIAVDGQVVVRPMMYIALTYDHRIVDGREAVTFLKRVKETIEEPARLLVEI from the coding sequence ATGTCCACCGAATTGAAAATCCCGCAGTTGGGTGAGTCCATCACCGAAGTGTCCATCCTTCAATGGCTCAAGACCGAAGGTCAGGCCGTCGCCAAGGACGAGCCGGTCGTCGAAGTCGAAAGCGAAAAGGCGTCGGTCGAGATTCCCTCGCCGGTCGCCGGGACGCTGACGCACGTCGCCAAGCGCGACGGCGACATCTGCCAGGTCGGCGATGTCATCGCGATGATCGAAACCAACGGCAAGGCCGCCGCGTCGGAGAGCGCGCCCGCCGCCGCACCAGCGAAGAGCGAAGCGAAGGCCGCGCCCAAAGCCGCCCCCGCGACGCCGCCCCCAGCCGCCAAGCCCGCGCCCTCACCGGCGCCCGCCGCGGCCCCGGCTCCGGCGACGCGCGTCGCCGAGCGGCCGGCGCCGATGGAAAAGCCCTATGTGCCCGATGAGCGCGGCGAGGAAGTCGTGCCCATGTCGTTTTTGCGCCAGACGATCGCCCGCCGGCTCGTCGACGCGCAGCACAACGCCGCGCTGCTCACGACGTTCAACGAAGTGGACATGTCGCAGGTCATGGCGCTGCGCAAGCGCTACAACCCGTCGTTCGAGCAGCGCTACGGCATCAAGCTCGGGTTCATGTCGTTCTTCGTCAAAGCCACCGTCGACGCCCTGCGCCAGTGCCCCGCGCTCAACGCCCGCATCACCGGCAAGCAGATCGTCTATCGCAACTACTTCGACATCGGCATCGCCGTCAGCGCCGCCAAGGGATTGGTCGTTCCGATCGTGCGCGACTGCGAACGGCTGAGCTTCGCGCAGGTGGAGCTGACGATCGCCGACTTCGCCCGCCGGGCCAACGAAGGCAAACTCGAGCCGCACGACCTTGAGGGCGGCACGTTCACGATCACCAACGGCGGCATCTTCGGGTCGCTCATGTCCACGCCGATCATCAACCCGCCTCAGTCGGGCGTGCTGGGCATGCACTCGATTCAGGAACGCCCGATCGCGGTCGACGGGCAGGTCGTCGTCCGGCCGATGATGTACATCGCTTTGACCTACGATCACCGCATCGTCGACGGCCGCGAAGCCGTGACGTTCCTCAAACGCGTCAAGGAAACCATCGAGGAGCCGGCCCGGCTTCTGGTGGAAATCTAA
- a CDS encoding N-acetylneuraminate lyase, with protein MDRKTHGLIAATFTPMNSDGSLNLSMVPRIVEHLIDTGIIGMYIAGSTGEGVSLTSAEREQVAEAYVKAAAGRMLTFVQVGQDSVEQARQLAAHAAKIGATAVSAVTPTYFKPTSVTALVEAMAHIAAGAPDLPFYHYHIPTVTGVNLDMVEFLKLGGKRIANLAGLKYTASMLHEYQACLELDGGRFDVLFGFDEMMLGAMAVGSTASVGSTFNFCGPVYQNIIRAFNDGDLETARRWQSRSVQIVRTFVPYGGREAQKAMMKMIGLDCGPTRTPLTTLASERYDKLRSELEAIGFFDLQHAAASH; from the coding sequence ATGGACCGCAAGACACACGGACTGATCGCCGCGACGTTCACGCCGATGAATTCGGACGGATCGCTGAACCTTTCGATGGTGCCGCGGATCGTCGAGCATCTGATCGACACGGGCATCATCGGCATGTACATCGCCGGGAGCACGGGCGAGGGCGTGTCGCTGACGAGCGCCGAGCGCGAGCAAGTCGCCGAGGCGTACGTCAAGGCGGCGGCGGGGCGGATGCTGACCTTCGTGCAGGTCGGGCAGGACTCCGTCGAGCAGGCGCGTCAGCTTGCGGCGCATGCGGCGAAGATCGGCGCGACCGCCGTCTCGGCCGTGACCCCGACGTACTTCAAACCCACCAGCGTCACGGCGCTCGTCGAGGCCATGGCGCACATCGCCGCCGGCGCGCCCGATCTGCCGTTCTACCACTATCACATTCCGACGGTGACCGGCGTGAACCTGGACATGGTCGAGTTCCTCAAGCTCGGCGGAAAACGCATCGCGAACCTCGCCGGCCTCAAGTACACCGCGTCGATGCTCCACGAATATCAGGCCTGCCTCGAACTCGACGGCGGGCGGTTCGATGTGCTCTTCGGCTTCGATGAAATGATGCTCGGCGCCATGGCCGTCGGATCGACCGCCTCCGTCGGCAGCACGTTCAACTTCTGCGGCCCGGTGTATCAGAACATCATCCGCGCCTTCAACGACGGCGACCTCGAAACCGCGCGTCGCTGGCAGAGCCGCTCCGTCCAGATCGTCCGCACGTTCGTCCCCTACGGCGGGCGCGAAGCGCAGAAGGCCATGATGAAAATGATCGGCCTGGACTGCGGCCCGACGCGCACGCCGCTGACCACGCTCGCCAGCGAACGCTACGACAAACTGCGGAGCGAACTGGAGGCCATCGGCTTCTTCGACCTCCAGCACGCCGCCGCATCACACTGA
- a CDS encoding NAD(P)/FAD-dependent oxidoreductase, translating to MDRTPSSPRILIIGGGFAGAYCVSHLHRKLRPAEADITLVNRSNYFIFFPLLVEAGTGSLEPRHTVVSLRKFLKKTKIRTAEVTGIDLAARRVTAERSDGQPMHFDYDHLVFALGSVTRLPDVPGLREHGFELKSLADAVGLRDRAIELLELADACDDPERRKALLHMVIVGANFSGVELAGEFHVFMRHAARLYPNVSPDECGVTLVEREDRILPALDRSLADYAADHLRGRGVNIRLKQSVTAIGPESATIDNGDTLAAHTVVWTAGIAPNPLIARTGLPTDPRGYIRCERDLRVEGYDHVWAIGDSAVNKDADGHAYPATAQHAVRQGKHLAANLRAVLRGEPTRPCEITNMGSLAALGCRTAVAQVFGFRIAGFPAWFMWRTVYLMKIPGWGRRIRIALDWTINLIFSHEYVQLGLHRARSDDA from the coding sequence ATGGACCGCACCCCGAGCAGTCCGCGTATCCTCATTATCGGCGGCGGGTTCGCCGGCGCTTACTGTGTTTCCCATCTTCACCGAAAGCTCCGCCCCGCTGAGGCCGACATCACCCTCGTCAACCGCTCCAATTACTTCATCTTCTTCCCCCTCCTCGTCGAGGCCGGCACCGGCTCTCTGGAACCGCGGCACACCGTCGTCTCGCTGCGCAAGTTCCTGAAAAAGACGAAGATACGCACCGCCGAGGTCACGGGGATCGACCTTGCCGCCCGCCGTGTCACCGCCGAGCGGAGCGATGGCCAGCCCATGCATTTTGACTATGACCATCTGGTCTTCGCCCTCGGGTCCGTCACGCGGCTCCCCGATGTGCCGGGGCTGCGCGAGCATGGATTCGAACTCAAGTCGCTGGCGGACGCGGTCGGGCTGCGCGACCGGGCGATCGAGCTGTTGGAACTGGCCGATGCGTGCGATGACCCGGAGCGGCGCAAGGCGCTGTTGCACATGGTCATCGTCGGCGCGAATTTCTCCGGCGTCGAACTGGCCGGCGAGTTTCACGTCTTCATGCGACACGCCGCCCGGCTCTACCCCAATGTCAGTCCCGATGAGTGTGGCGTGACGCTCGTGGAGCGCGAGGATCGGATTCTGCCGGCGCTGGACCGTTCGCTCGCCGACTATGCTGCCGATCATCTGCGCGGGCGCGGCGTGAACATTCGACTCAAGCAGTCCGTCACCGCCATCGGGCCCGAATCGGCGACGATCGACAACGGCGACACGCTCGCCGCGCACACGGTCGTCTGGACCGCTGGCATCGCGCCCAATCCGCTCATCGCACGGACCGGCCTGCCGACCGACCCGCGCGGGTACATTCGATGCGAGCGCGATCTGCGCGTCGAGGGGTACGACCATGTGTGGGCGATCGGCGACAGCGCGGTCAATAAGGATGCGGACGGTCATGCGTATCCGGCGACGGCGCAGCATGCGGTGCGGCAGGGCAAGCATCTGGCGGCGAATCTGCGCGCGGTGCTGCGCGGCGAGCCGACCCGGCCGTGCGAGATTACCAATATGGGTTCGCTGGCGGCGCTGGGCTGTCGGACGGCGGTGGCGCAGGTGTTCGGATTCCGCATCGCGGGGTTCCCGGCGTGGTTCATGTGGCGCACGGTGTACCTCATGAAGATCCCCGGCTGGGGCCGACGCATAAGAATTGCGCTGGACTGGACGATCAACCTGATATTCTCACATGAGTATGTGCAGTTGGGACTTCACCGTGCGCGCTCGGACGATGCCTGA
- a CDS encoding 2-oxoglutarate dehydrogenase E1 component: MDLPQNSHSLTFVEQQYAMFLDDPESVSPQWRRYFRSLSGEDVGPEEPAENGNGNGHATLQLGPSFKPQSMFATRIPSVATPTPGSPAAKVSPIAKPRVLDHTGAALELLQERVDLLIRNYRVRGHMIAKVDPLDQPRQHWPELDPVSLGLSDSDMDHPFSTDATAGPKTQTLRQIVQRLRNTYCRSIGVQFMHITDTEVRKWLQYRMESTENRLTLSRAEQLRILKRLTDAVVFESFLATKYVGAKTFSLEGAETLIPLLDLAIEYGGEQGIDEFVIGMAHRGRLNVLANIMGKSPRVIFREFEDMDPHLYMGGGDVKYHLGHSNDWRTTNGHKVHLSLCFNPSHLEFIGCVAEGRVRAKQDRNNDTARKRGMTLLIHGDSAFAGEGVVQETLNLSQLEGYGVGGTLHIIVNNQVGFTTLPKQYRSNAYCTDIAKMLDIPIFHVNGEDPEAVAQVVRLGMDFRRKFKRDAVIDMYCYRRRGHNEGDEPEFTQPLMYKAINQRPSVREGYLNKLLKMGDVSREEADALANWRTAEFEKALAEARDTDYLPRPDERIGDWKNYVGGDESNVRDDSTGVDKTRLKDLLTRMTTLPENFHPHRKAARVMEARREMASGDKPLDWSTAELLAFATLATSQHRIRMTGQDSERGTFSQRHAVLHDVENGDRHSLFANLGESAAPIEIHNSPLSEAAVLGFEYGYSLDTPEGLIIWEAQFGDFVNVAQVIIDQFIASAEDKWRRLSGLTLLLPHGFEGQGPEHSSARMERFLMLAAEQNMQIVQPTTPAQYFHCLRRQVVRPWRKPLIVFTPKSLLRLPAATSSLDEMSSGVFKRVIADDVVEAGKVDRIVLCTGKIYYELVNRRKELGRDDVAIVRLEQLYPMPMQQLEEALAPYSDGTPTFWVQDEPANMGAWPYIFNRFGCDLLGRMPLSSITRPESASPATGSHSAHKLEQEQLMSNVFGGVPVGSCH, from the coding sequence ATGGACCTTCCCCAAAATTCGCATAGTCTTACGTTCGTCGAGCAGCAGTATGCGATGTTCCTCGACGACCCCGAATCCGTATCCCCGCAATGGCGTCGCTATTTCCGCTCCCTGAGCGGGGAGGACGTCGGCCCGGAAGAGCCCGCCGAGAACGGCAACGGCAACGGGCACGCCACGCTTCAGCTCGGCCCCTCGTTCAAGCCGCAGAGCATGTTCGCCACGCGCATCCCGTCGGTCGCGACGCCGACGCCCGGCTCCCCGGCGGCGAAGGTTTCGCCCATCGCCAAACCGCGCGTCCTCGATCACACCGGCGCGGCGTTGGAGCTGCTTCAGGAACGCGTGGACCTGCTCATCCGCAACTACCGGGTGCGCGGGCACATGATCGCCAAGGTCGATCCGCTCGATCAACCGCGACAACACTGGCCCGAACTCGACCCCGTCTCGCTGGGCTTGAGCGATTCGGACATGGATCATCCGTTCTCCACCGACGCCACCGCCGGCCCCAAAACGCAAACCCTCCGCCAGATCGTTCAGCGCCTTCGCAATACCTACTGCCGTTCGATCGGCGTCCAGTTCATGCACATCACCGATACCGAAGTCCGCAAGTGGCTTCAGTATCGCATGGAAAGCACGGAGAACCGGCTGACGCTCAGCCGCGCCGAACAGCTTCGCATCCTCAAGCGGCTCACCGATGCGGTCGTCTTCGAGTCGTTCCTGGCGACCAAGTACGTCGGCGCCAAGACGTTCAGCTTGGAAGGCGCCGAGACGCTCATCCCGCTGCTCGATCTTGCGATCGAATACGGCGGCGAACAGGGCATCGACGAGTTCGTGATCGGCATGGCGCACCGCGGCCGGCTCAACGTGCTGGCGAACATCATGGGCAAGAGCCCGCGCGTGATCTTCCGCGAGTTCGAGGACATGGACCCGCACCTGTACATGGGCGGCGGCGACGTGAAGTATCACCTGGGTCATTCCAACGACTGGCGCACCACCAATGGTCACAAGGTGCACCTGTCGCTGTGCTTCAACCCCTCGCATTTGGAGTTCATCGGCTGCGTCGCCGAGGGCCGCGTCCGCGCCAAGCAGGACCGCAACAACGACACCGCCCGCAAACGCGGCATGACCCTGCTCATCCACGGCGACTCCGCTTTCGCCGGCGAAGGCGTCGTGCAGGAAACGCTCAACCTCAGCCAGCTCGAGGGCTACGGCGTCGGCGGCACGCTGCACATCATCGTCAACAACCAGGTCGGCTTCACCACGCTGCCCAAACAGTACCGCTCCAACGCGTACTGCACCGACATCGCGAAAATGCTCGATATTCCGATCTTCCACGTCAACGGCGAAGACCCGGAAGCGGTGGCGCAGGTGGTGCGGCTGGGCATGGACTTCCGCCGCAAGTTCAAGCGCGACGCGGTGATCGACATGTACTGCTATCGCCGCCGGGGCCACAACGAAGGCGACGAACCCGAATTCACGCAGCCGCTCATGTACAAGGCGATCAATCAGCGCCCGAGCGTGCGCGAGGGTTATCTCAACAAGCTCTTGAAGATGGGCGACGTCTCCCGCGAGGAAGCGGACGCGCTGGCCAACTGGCGCACCGCCGAGTTCGAGAAGGCGCTGGCCGAAGCGCGCGACACCGACTATCTGCCCCGGCCCGACGAGCGCATCGGCGACTGGAAGAACTACGTCGGCGGGGACGAGTCGAACGTGCGCGATGATTCGACGGGCGTGGACAAGACGCGGCTCAAGGATCTTTTGACGCGCATGACGACGCTGCCGGAGAATTTCCATCCGCACCGCAAGGCGGCGCGCGTCATGGAAGCGCGGCGGGAGATGGCGAGCGGCGACAAACCGCTGGACTGGTCCACGGCCGAGCTGCTCGCCTTCGCGACGCTCGCCACTTCGCAGCACCGCATCCGCATGACCGGGCAGGACTCGGAGCGCGGCACGTTCAGCCAGCGCCACGCCGTCCTGCACGATGTCGAGAACGGCGATCGACATTCGCTTTTCGCCAACCTCGGCGAGTCGGCCGCGCCGATCGAGATTCACAACAGCCCGCTGTCCGAAGCGGCCGTGCTCGGATTTGAATACGGCTACAGTCTGGACACGCCCGAGGGATTGATCATCTGGGAAGCCCAGTTCGGCGACTTCGTGAACGTCGCGCAGGTCATCATCGATCAGTTCATCGCTTCGGCCGAAGACAAGTGGCGGCGGCTGTCGGGTCTGACGCTGCTGCTGCCGCACGGTTTTGAAGGTCAGGGCCCCGAGCACTCCAGCGCCCGGATGGAGCGCTTCCTGATGCTCGCCGCCGAGCAGAACATGCAGATCGTTCAGCCGACCACGCCCGCGCAGTATTTCCACTGCCTGCGGCGTCAGGTCGTGCGTCCGTGGCGCAAGCCGCTGATCGTGTTCACGCCCAAGAGTCTGTTGCGTCTTCCCGCCGCGACGTCGTCGCTGGACGAGATGAGCAGCGGGGTGTTCAAGCGCGTGATCGCGGACGATGTCGTGGAGGCGGGCAAGGTGGATCGGATCGTGCTGTGTACGGGCAAGATTTACTACGAGCTGGTCAACCGGCGCAAGGAACTGGGCCGGGACGACGTGGCGATCGTTCGGCTCGAGCAGCTTTACCCGATGCCGATGCAGCAGCTTGAGGAAGCGCTGGCGCCGTACAGCGATGGGACGCCGACGTTCTGGGTGCAGGACGAGCCGGCGAACATGGGCGCCTGGCCTTATATTTTCAATCGTTTTGGTTGTGACCTGCTGGGGCGGATGCCGCTTTCGTCGATCACGCGGCCGGAGTCGGCGAGCCCGGCGACCGGTTCGCACTCGGCGCACAAGCTCGAGCAGGAGCAGCTCATGTCCAATGTATTCGGCGGCGTCCCCGTGGGGTCGTGCCATTGA
- a CDS encoding sodium/solute symporter (Members of the Solute:Sodium Symporter (SSS), TC 2.A.21 as described in tcdb.org, catalyze solute:Na+ symport. Known solutes for members of the family include sugars, amino acids, nucleosides, inositols, vitamins, urea or anions, depending on the system.) yields MVLCVFAAALCGPARGAEESKMMAWSPLPDLPDKLGVAGPFVGVHHDALIVAGGANFPTAAGGDLWQADKVWHDEAYVLVRDGKDGYTWLTGFKLDRPVAYGACVSTERGVVCMGGNDAKGVFSRCFLLKWDADTRTLTQSPLPDLPEPCAFGAAARIGDTIYLAGGQNGASLETAMSNFWALHLTKDGADPWEKLPAWPGQSRAFNLTLAQHNGFDDCIYVMSGRRQKEGVSGVDGMDPLRDVYEFNPKTRAWRKRSDVPVCVMAGTGAAVGQSHLFVLSGADGSLFAKADELKDAHPGFPKRAWAYHTITDTWIDAGTTPMNQVTTPAVKWDGAMVIAAGEVRPRVRSSEVWRILPLEHGVAFGPINFAVLIVYLLAMVGVGVYFANKNTDTDDYFRGGQRIPWWVAGCSIFATMLSSITYMAVPATAYAQNWVLIVANFMIPAVAPLAVYVALPFFRRIDATSAYEYLSKRFNLPVRLFGSGLFTVFHIFRMGIVMSLAALALASVTPLSPVQGLLIMGLLSIIYCTLGGIEAVVWTDTIQTFVLLGGAMVCFVLVIIDIDGGLGRFFDIAMTDHKMHMVNFDFSETSYMTMAIWVVVLGGLGQNVSSYVADQAVVQRYMTTSDADTAARSIWMNAALTIPASFLFFGMGTALYVYYKLHPQQLDPTINTDQIFPLFISTRLPVGAAGLIVAGIFAAAQSTISTSMNSTATTLVTDFMRPFNLCRTERGYLNAGRTLTLALGVAGTIIGLLFVDASNRLRFASFLWIIGLFMGVLGGLFCLGILTRRANGLGAFIGVVSGVAAIIALNLYSHIHWYLYAPVGIVICFSIGYLASIVMPASPKNIDGLTIYTMRQPVASNASAPAATTVE; encoded by the coding sequence ATGGTGTTGTGCGTGTTCGCGGCGGCGCTGTGCGGGCCGGCACGCGGGGCGGAGGAGTCGAAGATGATGGCATGGTCGCCGCTGCCGGATTTGCCGGACAAGCTGGGCGTGGCGGGACCGTTCGTCGGCGTGCATCACGATGCGCTGATCGTGGCGGGCGGGGCGAATTTTCCGACGGCCGCGGGCGGGGATCTCTGGCAGGCGGACAAGGTGTGGCACGATGAGGCGTATGTGCTGGTGCGCGATGGGAAGGACGGGTACACGTGGTTGACGGGTTTCAAGCTCGATCGGCCGGTGGCGTACGGCGCGTGCGTCAGCACGGAGCGGGGCGTCGTCTGCATGGGCGGTAATGACGCGAAGGGCGTGTTTTCCCGGTGTTTTTTGCTCAAATGGGATGCGGACACGCGCACGCTGACGCAGTCGCCCTTGCCGGATTTGCCGGAGCCGTGCGCGTTCGGGGCGGCGGCTCGGATCGGGGACACGATCTATCTGGCCGGCGGTCAGAACGGGGCGTCGCTCGAGACGGCGATGAGCAATTTCTGGGCGCTGCATCTGACGAAGGACGGGGCGGACCCATGGGAGAAACTGCCGGCTTGGCCGGGGCAGAGCCGGGCGTTCAATCTGACGCTCGCGCAGCACAATGGGTTTGACGATTGCATTTACGTCATGAGCGGGCGGCGTCAGAAGGAGGGCGTGAGCGGCGTCGACGGCATGGACCCGCTGCGCGACGTGTATGAATTTAATCCAAAGACGCGTGCGTGGCGCAAGCGCAGCGATGTGCCGGTGTGCGTCATGGCGGGGACCGGCGCGGCGGTGGGGCAGTCGCACCTGTTCGTGCTCAGCGGCGCGGACGGTTCGCTGTTCGCGAAGGCGGATGAACTCAAGGACGCGCATCCGGGTTTTCCGAAGCGGGCGTGGGCGTATCACACAATCACGGACACCTGGATCGACGCGGGCACGACACCGATGAATCAGGTGACGACGCCGGCGGTGAAGTGGGACGGGGCGATGGTGATCGCGGCGGGGGAGGTGCGGCCGCGCGTGCGTTCGAGCGAAGTGTGGCGCATCCTGCCGCTCGAGCACGGCGTGGCGTTCGGGCCGATCAACTTCGCCGTGTTGATCGTGTACCTGCTCGCCATGGTCGGCGTCGGCGTCTACTTCGCGAACAAGAACACGGACACCGACGATTATTTCCGTGGGGGGCAGCGGATTCCCTGGTGGGTGGCGGGCTGTTCGATCTTCGCGACGATGCTCAGTTCGATTACATACATGGCCGTCCCCGCCACGGCCTACGCGCAGAACTGGGTGCTGATCGTGGCGAACTTCATGATCCCCGCCGTCGCCCCGCTGGCCGTCTACGTCGCCCTCCCGTTCTTCCGCCGCATCGACGCCACCAGCGCCTACGAATACCTCTCCAAGCGATTCAACCTGCCCGTGCGGCTTTTCGGCAGCGGGCTCTTCACCGTGTTCCACATCTTCCGCATGGGCATCGTCATGTCCCTGGCGGCCCTCGCGCTCGCGTCCGTCACGCCGCTCTCGCCCGTGCAGGGCCTGCTCATCATGGGCCTCTTGAGCATCATCTACTGCACGCTCGGCGGCATCGAAGCCGTCGTCTGGACCGACACGATTCAGACTTTCGTCCTGCTCGGCGGAGCGATGGTGTGCTTCGTCCTGGTGATCATCGACATCGACGGCGGGCTGGGCCGATTCTTCGACATCGCCATGACCGACCACAAAATGCACATGGTCAACTTCGACTTTTCGGAAACGAGCTACATGACGATGGCGATCTGGGTCGTCGTGCTCGGCGGGCTCGGTCAGAATGTTTCGTCCTATGTCGCCGATCAGGCCGTCGTGCAGCGGTACATGACGACAAGCGACGCCGACACCGCCGCGCGGTCCATCTGGATGAACGCCGCGCTGACGATCCCCGCCTCGTTCCTCTTCTTCGGCATGGGCACCGCCCTCTACGTCTACTACAAGCTCCATCCACAGCAGCTTGATCCGACGATCAACACGGACCAGATCTTCCCGCTGTTCATCTCGACGCGCCTCCCCGTCGGCGCGGCGGGACTCATCGTGGCGGGCATCTTCGCCGCGGCGCAGTCCACGATCTCCACCAGCATGAACTCCACCGCCACGACCCTCGTCACCGACTTCATGCGCCCCTTCAATCTCTGCCGCACCGAACGCGGCTACCTCAATGCCGGACGCACGCTGACCCTCGCCCTCGGCGTGGCCGGCACGATCATCGGCCTGCTCTTCGTCGACGCCAGCAACCGCCTGCGCTTCGCCTCATTCCTCTGGATCATCGGCCTGTTCATGGGCGTGCTCGGCGGGCTGTTCTGCCTCGGCATCCTCACGCGCCGCGCCAACGGACTCGGCGCCTTCATCGGCGTCGTCAGCGGCGTGGCGGCCATCATCGCGCTGAATCTCTACAGCCACATCCACTGGTACCTCTACGCCCCCGTCGGCATCGTCATCTGTTTCAGCATCGGCTATCTCGCCAGCATCGTCATGCCCGCTTCGCCAAAGAACATCGACGGATTGACGATCTACACGATGCGGCAACCGGTCGCATCGAACGCGAGCGCGCCGGCGGCGACGACGGTGGAGTGA
- a CDS encoding exo-alpha-sialidase — MTNARRAALALWVMLTMIGPARADKPMLETMDLFESGQLGYKLYHIPGLVTTAKGTVLAWCEARRKGSDWDAIDILLRRSTDGGKTWSEPQKAADVPGKKDKNPFALRLKFVDPNDVTYNNPVFIADRDGTVHFIFCLEYMRCFYSRSTDDGLTWSTPVEITDTFEKFRADYDWKVLATGPDHGIQLKNGRLIVPVWISTATGGNAHRPSVTGTIYSDDHGKTWQAGDIAVPCTDAWINPNETTTVELADGRVMLNVRNESKDNRRLVVTSPDGATHWSEPKFDEHLVEPICMASLMRLSLAHDGHGKNRLLFAHPDNLLVGDKEGQPGRNRDRKNLSIKLSYDEGRTWAVNKVLDSGGSGYSDLTVTHDGTILCFYGRGDRKDYGGFAFKHLTLARFNLEWLTDGADQLEPDWSAR; from the coding sequence ATGACGAACGCACGTCGAGCCGCGCTCGCGCTATGGGTCATGCTCACCATGATCGGCCCCGCCCGCGCGGACAAGCCGATGCTCGAGACGATGGACCTCTTTGAGAGCGGACAGCTCGGCTACAAGCTCTATCACATCCCCGGCCTCGTCACGACGGCAAAGGGCACCGTCTTGGCGTGGTGCGAAGCCCGCAGGAAGGGCAGCGACTGGGACGCGATCGACATCCTCCTTCGCCGCTCCACCGACGGCGGCAAGACATGGAGCGAGCCGCAGAAAGCAGCGGATGTGCCGGGAAAAAAGGACAAAAACCCCTTCGCCCTGCGGCTCAAGTTCGTGGACCCCAATGATGTGACCTACAACAACCCCGTCTTCATCGCCGACCGCGACGGCACGGTGCATTTTATTTTCTGTCTCGAATACATGCGGTGCTTTTACAGCCGCAGCACCGATGACGGACTCACATGGTCGACGCCCGTCGAGATCACCGATACGTTCGAGAAGTTCCGCGCGGATTATGACTGGAAAGTGCTGGCGACGGGACCGGATCACGGCATCCAACTCAAGAATGGTCGGCTGATCGTGCCGGTCTGGATCTCGACGGCGACGGGCGGCAACGCGCATCGGCCGTCCGTGACGGGGACGATTTACAGCGATGATCACGGCAAGACATGGCAGGCCGGCGACATTGCCGTGCCGTGCACGGACGCATGGATCAATCCCAATGAGACGACGACGGTCGAGCTTGCCGACGGGCGCGTCATGCTCAATGTCCGCAACGAATCGAAGGACAATCGGCGCCTCGTCGTGACGAGTCCCGACGGCGCGACGCACTGGTCGGAGCCGAAGTTCGATGAACATCTGGTCGAGCCGATCTGCATGGCGAGTCTGATGCGCCTGTCGCTGGCGCACGACGGTCATGGGAAAAACCGGCTGCTTTTCGCCCATCCGGACAATCTGCTCGTCGGCGACAAGGAGGGGCAGCCCGGGCGCAATCGCGATCGGAAAAACCTTTCGATCAAGCTCAGCTATGACGAAGGCCGGACTTGGGCAGTGAACAAGGTGCTCGACTCGGGCGGCAGCGGGTACAGCGATCTGACCGTCACGCACGACGGGACGATTCTCTGTTTCTACGGCCGGGGCGACCGCAAGGACTACGGCGGGTTCGCGTTCAAACATCTGACGCTGGCGCGATTCAACCTCGAGTGGCTCACCGACGGCGCGGATCAACTTGAACCGGACTGGAGCGCGCGATGA